The Cotesia glomerata isolate CgM1 linkage group LG7, MPM_Cglom_v2.3, whole genome shotgun sequence genome segment tgtCGTACAAAAAACTTAAAACTAGATAAATcacaattatataatataaaatcgaGACTAATACTTATCAGCGACTAATTTAACATATTTCAAGACAATTAAGTAGCAGAAAACATAGTATTGCGGTAAAGATAAACAATTATGCCTTTGCTTACGCAGATTACGCACTACCGAAGAAAGGCTAATTATTGCTCTCTCGTCGTATAGAGACAAACTGATATCAATAGCACAAAAAGCTCCAGTACGATTTAAACCGGCGCTGCAGTGAACCACCATAGGAGGAACCTTTCCACCCTTGCTATCCAAATCTGCCATTAATTGAGCCTTTCTGACCGAGAGAACGAAGTCCAGAAACTTTGAAGGATCTTGAGGAAGGCTGTTATGGGGCCAGTCGGTGTAGGCGAAATGCTTGATGTCTAATGAAGCTCCAGTGTTGTCTGTTACTCGTAGTCTGGTCACCACGTAGTACCGGAAAGACTTGACTTTCAGAGTTTTGATTGTGAACTTGCCATGGACCACTTTTCCCCGCTTTTAGGGCTCCAGTACGGGTAACAAGCTTCGCGTCTTTTTTCCACTATTCGGGTCAGCATCACGATTACCCGGACTTGATGGGAGAATATCATCTGCCAAAAATCGTTAGCTGTCTCTTGAAGCGGTGCCTCGGTACACAGGAACCTTCCCTTAACGTTGTGACCGTCGACGTAGCTGGAATTAATGAAGTCACTTCCTCCGTCTTCCGTTGGCAGGATCACCCGATTGCGGTCGAAGATGGATGTGTTCCAGTATCTACATTTTGACAAGTTTTTAAACTTCAATACTTCGTAGCAGGAGTAGGGGACACTTTCTTCCATTATTTGATGGTGTTCTTGTTCCAGTACGTGACCCAGGTTAGATTCTTTAATACGTTGTTCGCAGCTTTTAgcaaaggaattttttttagtgaatttcGCGcccatttttaaaaagttaggcTTTCAGGATAAAAGTCCTAGTCCTGACTGTAGTTAGGTACTGAATgtgaaatcttttatttagcTGGACATATTTATAGGTTTATCCTACAGCATAATGAAATGTTAATGATTATCTTTTACGTCATATAACTGAATCGGTATGTAGCAGGATATTTCAGAGTAGGACCTAATCGGATAGTTTCGGTATAATTTtaggtattaatttttagcatTGCGCTCCATAATGATGTTAATCAATTAACTCTACATTTAGATTATTATATTACTAATGAGGAAAAAATTATCctgaatttttttgcattCTGTTTTTAACAATGCCTATGAGGAATTTTAggctaattaaaaactaattaaaggCTAATTAAGTCTTTACGAGTCTAGGCGTAGGTGTATAGAGGTATATAAGACGGTTTCTTATCagtaagaaatttatttaacttaagCCAACAGCTTAGGATTGAACAAGGGTGAAAAAGCCTATTTAGGCAGCCTTGAGACATTGGATGGCAAAACATTGCCGTGACTATATACGAATTGTTTATTAGAATcggtgatttatttatttgcacTCGAAGGTTAGTCTTGGTGTTTGAATATTAAGAAAGCTTCAATCTTTCTAGATTGTTTTGTCCGTAAAGTTGTGCTATAATGTCAGTGAAGTGAAGTCTTAGTCGATATTTAAGAAAACCAACCTGGACGCGAGAAGCTTTATCGAATTTGTGAGTACCCGGAATTCCTTCACCCAATAAGTGCGAGATGTTTTAAATTACTACACTCATAAAAacgattttgttgaaataacaaaagacgggataactgaaaaatatgttctgGTAACAAATAAGTGTAGTTATAGTAACAAATCCATTAGTagcattaacaaaatgtttcaagttgtactaacaaaccagtctgttaaatcaccaaatcaatttgttatcctaacgaaatcattttattgcaataacaaaactaatttgttgctaaaatattttccaaatcagatATCGCTGATTATagcatacttttaaattatggattcttataaaatttactgtaacaaatttatttgtcattttaatagaataattttgttgtttcaacaaaaaattagttatatcaactaaattattttgtcgaATCTACTTAAAGACTTTACTATAATAAccaaattgttttgttgttataacatatcaataacttgctataacctaaattttgttattttaacatatagtttgttatccctatgttaACAAATGCATTTATTACCAGAACAtatcttagattattttaacaaaattttttctgcgTGTATATTTAAGGGAGATAAATAGATTATGTGTTTGtgaaaatatgtattattttccAAGTGTTTGCATCATACgaaatatattattgtttGCGGTTCATGCAcgcataaaaatgattttgttgaaataacaaaagatgggataactgaaaaatatgttctgGTTACAAATGAGTTTAGTTATAGTAACAAATCCATTAATCgcattaataaaatgtttcaagttgtactaacaaaccagtctgttaaatcaccaaatcaatttgttgtcctaacgaaatcattttattgcaataacaaaactaatttgttgctaaaatattttccaaatcagatatcactgattatagcatatttttaaattatggattcttataaaatttaatgtaaatttatttgttattttaatagaataattttgctgtttcaacaaaaaaatttattataccaACTGAATTATTTGGTCGATTCTATAGTGAATTATTTGGTCGATTCTATAGTAAccaaattgttttgttgttataacatattaataacttgctataacctaaattttgttattttaacatataatttgttatccctatgttaacaaatgcatttgttactagaacatatcttaggttattttaacaaaatttttttctgcgtgtgGTTTCAGATAACAATGGGAATATTGTTTTCAAATAGAGAACATGATTCAACTTATAATATCCATATATAGACTTTTCCCTAAAATGTTATTGTtgatgtaattaaataatctatacCTAATATGAATTATTTGTTTGAGGTTTCCTTATGACTTATAGGgtttttcaaataaacgattcataTTATAAACaggaaagatttgattgtttgtttgcatCGAATAGGCTCTGAAACTACTGAcccgatttgaaaaattgtttcactgttgggaagctacactattgttttgttgttataacatattaataacttgctataacctaaattttgttattttaacatataatttgttatccctatgttaacaaatgcatttgttactagaacatatcttaggttattttaacaaaattttttctgcgTGTGGTTTCAGATAACAATGGGAATATTGTTTTCAAATAGAGAACATGATTCAACTTATAATATCCATATATAGACTTTTCCCTAAAATGTTATTGTtgatgtaattaaataatctatacCTAATATGAATTATTTGTTTGAGGTTTCCTTATGACTTATGAGgtttttcaaataaacgattcataTTATAAACaggaaagatttgattgtttgtttgtttgtttgtttgcatcGAATAGGCTCtgaaactactgaaccgatttgaaaaattgtttcacTGTTGGGAAGCTACACTATACCTGGATGACATAggctatattatattatgattgattttgaaattttattaaatacccGTGCGAAGCCGGGGCGAACTGCtagtacaaaataaaataactgaaataaataCGGTAGAATAAAAGTGCTTACAGATAACGTCTGTTCTTTCAGACAAGGACATATTATGCATGTATGGATGCAAATGTCGTTAGATAATGAGTTTTGTCAATCGAAAATGATTCTTATTCAGTAGCAGGAAAGATAGAGATCATCCCGCACGGAAAAGTAtatattatgaaatatattccAGAATATATCCGAGAATATATTCTGAATATATTACGAATATAACCAGTTTTGCGCAAGGAATATATTTCGGAATATATGGGCATGCACTCATTTGTACTCcgttttactcaaaatttttctctggtCTATAGTCTGGTCCATCGTATATATACTGAATCTATTCAGGTATAtaggggagaagggggtcaattgaaccacggggcaattgaaccactcgacttaaaaaatcgaaaaattgaaaaacgcTTCATGCTCTTAGAATTAGATTCTAATAAGTTAAACTTCggatatgatcaaaatttgaaatcattgcgattaataaattttgaaaaattaagattttcttatttttaggcaTGTAAACTTTGTTTTCGACTGGtgacaaattgtttaattatatttcaatttttgaattaattgataaagtttGAATTGTAGTAGTTGTATATACTAATACTTTATAATACTAAACTTTGTTCATAGAgatataatagtttatttatttattatttactattaattatttaaaaatgatatggggtcaattgaaccagcaGTCCTGGGGACGATTGAACCATACGGAGAAGCATCGGACATGCGTGCGCATCTTGACTACGTGAAAAATACTCAGGGAAATAACCTAATAATTTGATGAAGTGACgcgaaaaatttatctttcatGAGAATAGatactttttatgaaaatcgAATTTATTATTCTGTCACACCATGACCGCAATGACTTTGTTTTGATTATATCAACGTGTTCAATGTCAGGATAGGCATTAGTGATTCAactgttttatttaatgacgTCTGAAAACAACTATTTTTGCTGAAATGAAGTTTTGAATTGCATTAGCAAATCCTGAATTTAAAAAAGGGTTCTTAGTTGTAAATACAATAACAAATTGTTGAGTATATATGGCGTGCGTGATAAAAccatattttcataaaaacacATCATACAAATAACCTATTTCAGTTAATTAGTGCAATTTGATATAGTTTCAGGTATTTGCATTATCGCTCGCTGTGATCATACTTTATGGCCGTTAtacactaattaattaatacatacCATCCCTATTGGCATCGATTACGTGATTAAAGCAGTAACCTAATCGCCTCGTGGACTCATCTGTATATTTGGGCCTAATTTAATTCTGAGAAAACCCACTGATAAACGCCGACCCTTCAAcactgcacggaaaaaaaaatttcgttctggtaacgtaactgtagagttaccacaactatacacagtttactgttcgttgtcttagaacgatcctgtagagttgtgaaaggtaaataacgtttagctctcagagctcaacgatgtagagttgcaggagccaaacggtattgttactataagaatacgttaacctactggaactttttacaactaactaactactatagagttcctatagaaaaatttttttctccgtgtggcttttttagttatttaatataacGTTTTCCGGTGTAGCGACGGATGACCTCACTGCTGATAACCGACCATTTTTCATTATCTCTTCGGAATTTCAAAACATGAATTATTTGACCTAAATTCctgttaataacaaattaattactgTAGTCTTATTTTCCTCAACATCAATCTctaaactttaattttcactaattcatgtttaaAGAGCAGCAATTAGTGATAAACTTCGAACGCGAACTTGGTATGACTTCTTTTAGATTAGAATGAGGTTTAGTATAATGTTggaaatatattaattatctattgtTGCTTCGAATTAGGTTATTTGAATTGAATTAGGCTATTTGAATTACGTTGCCATGACtatagaaaaaagaaaaaccttTCATTCTTTTACTGAAAACTATTATTTGCTAGTTAGCAAAAATGAACCTTATTGTAGAGTCTATATGATTTCACATTGCCTGCTAGTTCGGTATGATTAGAACAGTTTATGCATACCTTTTTTGTCTACATCTTGAATTATTCACCTTAACGGCCTATAAGAGACAAGATATCTTTAAGATGACTATTTCAGCTGAAAGTTCCGCCATAGTCGTCCGCATCAGGATGTATTCCTTGGAAGAGCGTTTAGAGTTAGCGGCCGAAGTCCTGAAGCTCAAAGAGAGAGTTCACAATCTTAAAAACAGGAAACCAAAATCGGACGAGACTTCTGAAGAAATCAACCAAAAGATCAAGATAGCCAAACAAAAATATCAAGATAAGAAGTATGAGCTGCTAATTATATGCTCGAGGGAACGCTTTGTGGAAGATTTAGTGGAAGAGGCTCTCTTATAGGTGAGTCGATCCAGACAGTAAATATCAATATTGTCCTGTCTTGATCAATCACTTCTAAATNNNNNNNNNNNNNNNNNNNNNNNNNNNNNNNNNNNNNNNNNNNNNNNNNNNNNNNNNNNNNNNNNNNNNNNNNNNNNNNNNNNNNNNNNNNNNNNNNNNNtttaaatttctaataagaaaaaaaagcattattttttgtaaaaatttcttgcagtacacagtaaaaaattttgcgtcattgcgtcaaaaaattttgtgttaaatatttaacacaaaaatttgttgacctaatgacacaaaattttttactgtgtatccttaaaaattgaatgtaataatcatcaattaatttaattaatcacacTCAAAAGTTTActggttaaaaattaatttttttctaatacaTATCATCTTATATTAGTAGACTAAAGGgggagtatatatatatatatatatatatatatatatatatatatatatatatatatatatatatatatatatatatatatatatatatatatatatatacatttttttctctgtacaaaactaataaaaaacatagagaatgaaaagaaattattatttgtcatATTATAAGAACAGACTTATCATTATAAGTTTAATCAATATAAATCTTCTAAATCATTGTCATCACTTTATCTATCTATAAATATCATTATATCCTTTTAGTATAATAGAATAACAACATTATTCACAATATAcgtgatcattttttattctctgATGATTAGTCATATTCAACAAAGTttgtttgataaaataataacctATCAATCTAATATTTCCTTTCAATATTTCCATTTTACTCGAGCTCTCATATCACTAATTCAACCTCGAGACATTTTTCGTCCGTCATATCATAGATTATCTTCACATTAAAATGTTACTTAATTATCAAACAATGTTCAATCATGTCAATAATATATCtttcataattataaaacacCAAAGTAGtgatataatttattcataaattattcttaCAGTAAAACTTCTCATAtccgaatttaaatttaatatcattgaaTTATCTATAACAGATTTTGTAAACTTTTATGTTTTGTCTGATCTTCATTTTAATCAAAgaaaagttgataaaaattactttaatcttgtaaaaaaattatctaatattGATTCGGATGTGAAGTAttctatattaatttaaaaataaaatctgtataaataaattaattataaaaattaggaaaattataccgaaaaaatttaaagcttaaatttaaacaaaacactAGTGTCCTCTTTTGAGATCTAAAAGAACTAAAATCGCTGAAGAATTAAATACTCCTGGTATCTACCGCCAACATTTAAAACtaccaatcaaaaattatttttctgcgCAAGTCAAACTAAATTATCGAtcatacttaattattttatttaagtctGAACGTCAAATCGTAGGTGAAATTTGTTTACGTACCGGGTACAAgagcaattgaaaaaaaaaaagttataaattaatatttcaattataaaattaataaataagtcGCTATGTACTGAAAATaattgagtttttaaaataaagcgCAATGCCAGGACCGGAGGTAAGTTTTTAAACTAccaatagttttatttttcatttacatataaatgaatattgatcaatatacatatatatataataaattttctaaaggaTTCATCAGAATTGGGTGAAATCGAGAATGTCAGGGTCGTGGTACGTGTTAGACCCTTGAATGGAAAGGAGTTAGAGGGTCATTGCAAGAAAATAGTCAAAGTTGATCGTCTAAACTCTGAAATAACTGTCGAAAACCCAAATGCAGCTCACGGAGAGCCTCCGAAAGTGTTTTCTTTCGACGCGACCTTTGATGACGACTCGACCCAAGTCGATATTTACAATGAGACGGCTCGTCCTATCGTCGACAAAGTGCTGCAAGGCTACAATGGGACGATACTGGCCTACGGACAAACTGGAACCGGTAAAACCTACACGATGTCCGGAGCTAAAACTCCCCCGCAGTTACGCGGAATAATTCCCAATACTTTCGCACAAATATTCGGCCACATTGCCAAAGCGGATGATAAGCAGAAATTTCTGGTTCGCGCGACTTATCTTGAAATTTACAATGAAGAGATACGAGATTTGCTGGGAAAAGACCAGAACACGCGCCTTGAAGTCAAGGAGAGACCCGATATCGGAGTTTTCGTCAAAGACTTGAGCGGATACGTTGTAAATAATGCCGACGATCTTGACAGAATTATGTCGCTTGGAAATAAAAATCGTAAGGATTTTCCAACCGATTTTTTTGCATAAGTAAATagtattaatgatttaatgattgattattattgtagGGGTGGTGGGGGCTACTGCAATGAATGTTTCGAGTTCAAGATCCCATGCAATATTCACAATAACTGTTGAATCCAGTCAACTTGGTGAAGACAACGAGCAGCATGTTAAAATGGGCAAACTACATCTTGTCGATTTggctgtaaatatttttattattatcattattttaggaGTTAGCTGGAGTGAAAAgcgtaaattatttatatttttagggtTCAGAGAGACAAAGCAAAACAAAAGCAACAGGAATACGACTACGCGAAGCGACgaagataaatttatcattatcaacACTCGGTAATGTTATATCCGCTTTGGTTGACGGTCAGAGTTCTCATGTGCCTTacagaaattcaaaattaaccCGGTTGTTGCAAGATTCATTGGGTGGAAATTCTAAAACATTAATGGTGAGATTaccacacagaaaaaaaaatgttcttgaatcaagtatataattttgaagaacttaatcttgatttgagtagaaaaattcttgaactaataaatgtttttttgatttaagcaaattttacttgattcaagaatttttcgtctagattcaaaaaaattattttcttggttcaagaatttttctctcgaatcaacttaattttattttcagtccgtaattattaaacaaaaatgttttataattattaattctttaattgatttatttttttagtgtgcAAATGTAAGTCCAGCGGATATGAATTACGATGAAACAATAAGTACTTTAAGATATGCAAATCGCgcgaaaaatattaagaacCGAGCGAGAATAAACGAAGATCCGAAAGACGCGCTACTGAGGCAGTTTCAGGACGAAATAGAACAACTCCGTAAACAACTGGAGGAAAATGGCGAGGAGTTATCAGAGGGAGACTCAGAGGGAGACACTGATGAGTCTAACCCAGCAGAAGAGGAGTCTAATTCGAAGAAACTGAGACGCAAAAGCCAAATTCTGACGATGGAAGAGTTGGACGATAAAGATATTGAAGCTGCGCAGGAAAAAATCGACAAAGCTGAGTACACTGACAAGAGCCCGGACGACACGGATGTTATTGAGTTGAAGAAGACGCAAAATGAAAAGGAGGTGTTGCGTgaaaaaatgcaaaatttgCAAAACAAAATTCTGGTCGGTGGTGAAAATTTGCTGGAGAAAGCTGAAGTTCAGGAACGGCTGCTGGCAGCTTCGGCGATTGAGTTAGACCAGCGGAAAAAGCGCGAGGAGCAGCTGAAGAAAGCTATTGAGGAAAAAGAAGCCGAGCGAATTGATATCGAGGAAAAGTACTCGTCGCTGCAAGAAGAAGCCGCGGGGAAGACCAAGAAGCTGGCCAAGGTTTATACCATGCTGATGTCTGCTCGG includes the following:
- the LOC123269796 gene encoding kinesin-like protein KIF3A, yielding MPGPEDSSELGEIENVRVVVRVRPLNGKELEGHCKKIVKVDRLNSEITVENPNAAHGEPPKVFSFDATFDDDSTQVDIYNETARPIVDKVLQGYNGTILAYGQTGTGKTYTMSGAKTPPQLRGIIPNTFAQIFGHIAKADDKQKFLVRATYLEIYNEEIRDLLGKDQNTRLEVKERPDIGVFVKDLSGYVVNNADDLDRIMSLGNKNRVVGATAMNVSSSRSHAIFTITVESSQLGEDNEQHVKMGKLHLVDLAGSERQSKTKATGIRLREATKINLSLSTLGNVISALVDGQSSHVPYRNSKLTRLLQDSLGGNSKTLMCANVSPADMNYDETISTLRYANRAKNIKNRARINEDPKDALLRQFQDEIEQLRKQLEENGEELSEGDSEGDTDESNPAEEESNSKKLRRKSQILTMEELDDKDIEAAQEKIDKAEYTDKSPDDTDVIELKKTQNEKEVLREKMQNLQNKILVGGENLLEKAEVQERLLAASAIELDQRKKREEQLKKAIEEKEAERIDIEEKYSSLQEEAAGKTKKLAKVYTMLMSARAELLDLQEEHQREMEGLLEGVRGIGRELQLQELILNSYIPVQYQTMIERYVHWNEDIGEWQLKCVAYTGNNMRKAQTTASIGTAKDQPQLDLSNIYLTYNEPESNLMQTKKLRGRSGVPRPTTAHKRTPH